In Labrus mixtus chromosome 11, fLabMix1.1, whole genome shotgun sequence, a single window of DNA contains:
- the fzd1 gene encoding frizzled-1, whose translation MAHNGLFRALLSLFVCVLFLNVGIFRVNGQYGGGGDRGMSIPEHGFCQPISIPLCTDIAYNETIMPNLLGHSNQEDAGLEVHQFYPLVKVQCSPDLKFFLCSMYAPVCTVLEQALPPCRSLCERARQGCEALMNKFGFQWPDSLACESFPVHGAGELCVGQNMSDRADSDAPSAYPTERPLPDFPSGQFRCPSSLRVPPYLNYRFLGQENCGAPCEPKRSHGMMYFSEEELKFARIWIGIWSVLCCASTLFTVLTYLVDMKRFSYPERPIVFLSGCYTMVSIAYIAGFLLEDKVVCNDRFDNDIRTVVQGTKKEGCTILFMMLYFFSMASSIWWVILALTWFLAAGMKWGHEAIEANSQYFHLAAWAVPAIKTITILAVGQVDGDVLSGVCFVGINSVDALRGFVLAPLFVYLFIGTSFLLAGFVSLFRIRTIMKHDGTKTEKLEKLMVRIGIFSVLYTVPATIVIACYFYEQAFREQWERTWISQTCKTYAVPCPVQNHPNMSPDFTVFMIKYLMTLIVGITSGFWIWSGKTLNSWRRFYTRLANSKQGETTV comes from the coding sequence ATGGCGCACAACGGACTCTTCCGTGcgcttttgtctttatttgtttgtgtcctCTTCCTAAACGTGGGGATTTTCCGAGTGAACGGGCAGTACGGCGGCGGCGGTGACCGAGGAATGTCTATACCGGAGCACGGATTCTGCCAGCCCATTTCCATCCCGCTGTGCACGGACATCGCGTACAACGAGACCATCATGCCGAACCTGCTCGGCCACTCCAACCAGGAGGACGCCGGGCTGGAGGTGCACCAGTTCTACCCGCTGGTCAAAGTGCAGTGCTCCCCGGATCTAAAGTTCTTCCTGTGCTCCATGTACGCGCCGGTGTGCACGGTGCTGGAGCAGGCGCTGCCGCCGTGCCGCTCTCTGTGCGAGCGGGCGCGGCAGGGCTGCGAGGCGCTCATGAACAAGTTCGGCTTCCAGTGGCCCGACAGCCTCGCCTGCGAGTCCTTCCCGGTGCACGGCGCCGGGGAGCTGTGCGTCGGGCAGAACATGTCGGACCGCGCCGACTCCGACGCCCCCAGCGCGTACCCCACCGAGCGCCCACTGCCGGACTTTCCGAGCGGGCAGTTCAGGTGCCCCTCCTCGCTCAGGGTGCCCCCTTACCTGAACTACCGCTTCCTCGGGCAGGAGAACTGCGGAGCCCCCTGCGAGCCGAAGCGATCTCACGGGATGATGTACTTCAGCGAGGAGGAGCTCAAATTCGCCCGGATATGGATTGGGATCTGGTCCGTGCTGTGTTGTGCTTCCACCTTATTCACTGTGCTGACCTACTTGGTGGACATGAAGCGCTTTAGCTACCCGGAGCGGCCCATTGTCTTCCTCTCCGGCTGCTACACCATGGTGTCCATCGCCTACATCGCTGGGTTTCTACTGGAGGACAAGGTGGTCTGCAACGACCGGTTCGACAACGACATCAGGACTGTGGTGCAGGGCACCAAGAAGGAGGGCTGCACCATCCTCTTCATGATGCTGTACTTCTTCAGCATGGCCAGCTCCATCTGGTGGGTCATCCTGGCGCTCACCTGGTTCCTCGCGGCGGGCATGAAATGGGGCCACGAGGCCATCGAGGCGAACTCGCAGTATTTCCACCTGGCGGCCTGGGCGGTCCCGGCCATCAAGACCATCACCATCCTGGCGGTGGGGCAGGTGGACGGCGACGTGCTGAGCGGGGTCTGCTTCGTCGGCATCAACAGCGTGGACGCGCTCCGAGGCTTCGTCCTGGCCCcgctgtttgtttacctcttcaTCGGGACCTCGTTCCTGTTGGCGGGCTTCGTGTCGCTGTTCCGCATCCGCACCATCATGAAGCACGACGGCACCAAGACGGAGAAGCTGGAGAAGCTGATGGTGCGGATAGGGATCTTCAGCGTGCTGTACACGGTGCCGGCGACCATCGTCATCGCCTGCTACTTCTACGAGCAGGCCTTCAGGGAGCAGTGGGAGCGGACGTGGATCAGCCAGACCTGCAAGACGTACGCGGTGCCGTGCCCCGTCCAGAACCACCCCAACATGAGTCCCGACTTCACCGTCTTCATGATCAAGTATCTCATGACGCTCATCGTGGGCATCACCTCCGGCTTCTGGATCTGGTCCGGGAAGACCCTGAACTCCTGGAGGAGGTTTTACACGAGACTGGCCAACAGTAAACAGGGTGAGACCAcggtgtga